From Salmo salar chromosome ssa09, Ssal_v3.1, whole genome shotgun sequence:
TAAACAGACAACAGAGAAGTTTCGGGGTGAAACCCAGTATTAGACCAACAAACCGTACTATTAATATTAACTCGACTTCTCCACTGCGAAGCAACAAGAGACCTGAACCAACCTGCACAACCCCTGAGATGAGTCCTGGTGCACGTTTTGCTCCAGTTACCTCTCCTCAGGGAAACAATAGAATTGAATCTCACTGCAACAGAACCCCTAACCATGTTAGCCCTTGGATGAGGTCTGAGCCCCCTACTACTAGTTGTCCTCAGAGAAACAATGACAGAATTGAATCTCCTGTCAGAAACCCAAACTCTTGGAGAACTGACCCGGTCAAACCAGAGGTGAGGTCTGAACTGGTGTTCCCGTTTGAGAGTACAAAACACACAGAGAAGAACGCCAGGATGGGAGTAAAGCAGACGCATGACAGTAAATGTAGGCATGAGAGGGATGACAGTAAACGGAGGGATGAGAAGGATGACAAACAGGGAGGTGACTCAGCAGATGCAGCTGCCCGGAACACCGGCGTTCTTGCTGCCACTCGAGCCAACAGCATGCAGGCAGGAATGACAAACATAAAAAAGCTGGACTACCACTCTGACTCTGAAGACCATAAACATCCGAGCATCAAGAGCACCTACACATCCAAAACACCAGAGATCACTCTAAAACCCAGCCCTGTTACAGAGAAAAAGAAAACCTCTTCTCTAAACGTCTCACTGTCGCCCGAGCTGGAAACTAAACTTGAGGTTAAACACGAGACTGCCTCCCCTGGGAGGACCTgtcagagagaaacaagagaagaAGACAGGAGAGTGGAGACTTCACATAGAGAAACCAGAGAAGAAGACAGGAGAGTGGAGACTTCACATAGAGAATCCAGAGAAGAAGACAGGAGAATAGGGACTTCACATAGAGAAACAAGAGAAGAAGACAGGAGAGTGGAGACTTCACATAGAGAAACCAGAGAAGAAGACAGGAGAGTGGAGACTTCTAATAGAGAATCCAGAGAAGAAGACAGGAGAATAGGGACTTCACATAGAGAAAAAAGAGAAGAAGACAGGAGAGTGGAGACTTCTAATAGAGAAACCATAGAAGAAGAGAAGGGAGTGAAGACCTTGAACAAGATGAATGAACAGACTGAGAATGTGGATACCAATAGGAAGGGTAAAGCCAAAGCTCCCCTGCACAAAGTGAGAGATGTTAGAAGGCTGGTGAAAAACACATACAACCTGTCATTCAAGGCCATGCCAGCaccagagaaggaggagaggagggaggagagcgtggaggagaggagagaggagaggagagaggaacagggagaggaaaggggggaggatagaaaagaggagaggagggaggaaaggagtgaGGAGAGATATGAAGACAGGAAAGAGGAAAAGCCGATGCCTCGTCCTCAGCCAATGCAGATAGAATACAAAGCTGTCAGCTggagagaaaacaaaaacaaaacaagaacgttcaaccaaacagacagagaaatgTCTAGAGGCAAACCTAAGGTTGATTCTTTACAGCAGGTGTCCACAGATACAACCAAAGTACCCAAGGACCCTTCTGATGTAACAGCTAAGAGTTGCACAACAGAGGAAGTagctgtgacagagacagagttaaACCAACACAATGACACTGTCAAAACAGAAACAGGCAACACCAAGGTGAAACCCAGTGAAACAGAGTCACCGAGAGTAACCAGGAGACACCGAAGTGTATCAGAGTCTAGTGACAAACCTGAAGTGGTGAGAAGAGATACAAAGCCACCTATGCTGGGCAGCAGCCCTAAACTCCCCATTAAAGACAAAGAAGTGTCTAGTGCTTCTCTGGTGCTACAGGATGGATCCAATAAGCCCAAGTCATTCTCAGCCTTAGCTCCAGCCTCCCCGGCCGCGACGTCTCCTGCTCCCTCCTGCCCTACTCCAGCCTCTCCAGCCCTGGTCCCAGTCCCAGCCTCCCCAGCACCTGCCTcatccccagccccagctccaaAACTGGTCTCCTCACCTGGTCGCAAAGCTTCACCAGCTCCAGCTTCTCCTCCAGCCCCAACCTCATCCCCAGCTTCAGTTCTAGGCACTCCACATTCTTCTGTCCCCACCAAGACCCCCACCCCTACCCCCACCCACTCTGTGTCCATACTGGTCAAGGAGAAGGGCTACCAGGCAGATATTGGGTCTGTGGTCTCtgaggctgtgtcagaggagatAACAAGGAGTGGGGGtgaaggtgggggtggaggggtccCAAGGAAACATATAAACCGAATAGAGATCCCTCTTCAGACCCGTGGACCCTCAGATGGGGGTACGAGTgactcacacagacagagaacCTACTCGTCCTCGTCTACATCCTCTGTGCAAGCAGCCTCATCCGCATCATCCTCAAGCACTGTGCAAGCAGCCTCATCCGTATCATCCTCAAGCACTGTGCAAGCAGCCTCATCCGTATCATCCTCAAGCACTGTGCAAGCAGCCCCATCCGTATCATCCTCAAGCACTGTGCAAGCAGCCTCATCCGTATCATCCTCAAGCACTGTGCAAGCAGCCTCATCCGTATCATCCTCAAGCACTGTGCAAGCAGCCTCATCCGTATCATCCTCAAGCACTGTGCAAGGTGCGTCATCCTTCTCCTCGTCTTCTGTCAATGTGTCAACCTCAGCCTCATCCTTTTCGTCATCTTCCGTCAATgcatcagtctcttcctctcctacCCATTCGGTCCCAAGTTCTCCCAGGCTTCGAAGAGTCTCCACTCAAACGGATGACAGAGTTAGGACCACTTTTAATCAGGAGAGGGTTAGTGTCAGAGCCACAGTCAGAGACATAGAGCAACGCAcggcatcatcaccaccacccccacagaAGAAAACACAAGAAGACACTGCTGAAAAGGAGACAGTGAAGAAATCAACCTACTCACCTAAGTTACCAGGTTCGCTACCAGGCTCACCAGCACTGATGAGAAGATACCGACCACAAGTGATCGAGGTGAGGTCGTTGTCTaaagaaatacataaacaagatAAACAAGAGAAGACCATCATGTCAAGCACCAGACCACAAACTATAGAGGTTCACTCAATAGCCAACGGTCCACCAGTGGCACCGAAACCAAAGTTCAGACAAACAGATGCAAATTCACTGTCCAGTGAAACACAGCAGAAACCAGCGGAGGCAACATTAAGCTTCAACCAGCacacagaagaggagagagctGTGCCCAATGAGAAACCATCGACTTCAGCTACAACAATCCAAAGACATCTATCGAATGATTCAACCCCAGCACCTAACTATAATAAAAAGTTATCAGTTTCTGCAGTGTCCAGCTACAGGCCTCCACCTACCAAGACAACAATCATCGCTAGTTTCTCTCACAAACCAGCATCAACAACAGTAGACACAGAGACATCAAATGAAAGGCCAAAGCAACCAGGGGCCTCAACCCAAGGACAAGGACAGGCCCCCAGCTACACACAGAGACCCACAACCCTCACAGTCTCAGCCCCAGCTCCTACCCACGCCCCCGCTGCCCCAGTCCCTGCCCAAGTCCCTACCCATGCCCCTGCCAAACACTCAAACCAGTCAGCTGTTGTGGATATAACCAGCCACCCGCACAATCTCAAAACAACAACAGTGTGCCCTCAGGAGCAAACAATGCCGGTTACTTTCAACAATACAAACCAACCTGCCACGGTATCCACAAACACACAGGcccccatatacacacaccacatacacacacagcagccCGTACACAGATCCTTGTCCAGCGACCACCCGCAGAGGGTAGATGACCTCCATTTCTACGCATCAGACGACCCCCCTAGCTACGACGAGAGGGAGAGGTTCAGCCCCCTCCACCTACCTGACCTGCCACAGAGGAAGCTGAACCGCTAccacccctcctcttccttctcctctgcctcctcccgTCCCCCTCCCTGCTCCTGCACCTCTGGTTGCCCATCCCACGGCCTCACaccccctcaccaccaccactctccccacacccctcccttcccctcccactCCCCCGGCCAGGTGCTGCCTTACTCCGTGGGGGGTCAACCCCCTCTCCGCCCACACCAGTGCAGAGCAGATCCCCAGCCTCTGAGTTCAATCAGCTACCAGCCCAGCTCTCCCAAATCATCCACCCTCCCCAGCCCCACCCAGCCCCCCCCAGGCATGTACCAGTCCCTCCACCAACCCCAGCCCTCCATGCTCCAGCCCTGCCCGGCCGACCGCCCTCTCCAGCACCCCCAACACATGGACCCCCGTCGGGCCCCCCCGCTCCACCGCTCCCCTCACGGCCAGCCACCTGTCTCTGGGGGCCCCTACAGTGACCACAGCCACTCTCCTAATCTGCCCCCTATGGACCCTCAGTACCTGTGCAGCCCACAGAGCCTGGGGCCATCGTATGGGTCTGAGTATGGGAGTCTGTCTGGGTCTGACTACCCAGACAGTACTGGTGGTCTGGGGTACGGGCAAACCCCTCGCAGGGTCCTCATGGATCCTGACACAGGGAAGTACTTCTACATTGAGGTGCCTGTGCAGCCACTGAGGAAGATGCTGTTTGATCCAGAGACGGGCCAGTACGTGGAGGTGCTCATCCCCCAGAGTACCATGTCTCACTCAGGCCTCTACCCTACCTCGGCCGCACCCTACTCCCCCGCCTCTGCGGCCCCCTTTTCCTCCATCCACAACCCCAACATGTACGCCCCCGCCCCCCAGTACCTCCCCTATGGTCCACCTGCACCTCACCCCCAGCCCCAGCCACCCCGCCACCCAGAGGCTCCAGCCCCAGGGACGATGCACCAGAATGGGGCTCAGGTCGGCTACGGGAGCCCCGGGAGCCAGGGTTCCAAGCCGGAGCCCCAGAATCATGCACctctggaccagagctacctGGAGAGCATGTACTACGTCCCTACAGGCATGAACACTAGCCCCCCGGACTGCTACCACAAACAACCCTCCAGTCTGCCCAACACGGGGGGGAAGAGGGCCTGAAATAGTCGTCTTCCTGGTGCCTGTAAGATCTCAGAATACAGCCAGGTCAGGGTGTATATGAGGAGGTCTAATGTTAGACTCAGGCCTTATTGTTAGCTTTGTTTCCCTGGCAACTGGACTGGAGAgaatgattctttagttgtggttgtttgttgttttattgttttgttgtttatgTTCTTCATTGCTTTTTATTCGTCTGATTGCCTGATTATGTTTGCTTTTTATGCATTGATTTGGTAAGAGAAAAAAACATGATCATGTTgaaggtccttgatgatctttctgggatttcttattttatttttcttcGACAAAaacaaaaagtgacaattttcTACCGTTTACCTAACAGCCAAAAGGTGTGCCTTATCCATTCTCATAGATTGTTCATTAAATCTAAACAAACACTTACTGTtcgcatttacattacatttagatAGATGTTTCAACTGATCACATTACATTTAGATACATGTTTCAACTGATCACATTACATTTAGATACATGTTTCAACTGATCACATTACATTTAGATACATGTTTCAACTGATCACATTACATTTAGATACATGTTTCAACTGATCACATTACGTTTAGATACATGTTTCAACTGATCACATTACATTTAGATACATGTTTCAACTGATCACATTACATTTAGATACATGTTTCAACTGATCACATTACATTTAGATACATGTTTCAACTGATCACATTACATTTAGATAGATGTTTCAACTGATCACATTACATTTAGATACATGTTTCAACTGATCACATTACATTTAGATAGATGTTTCAACTGATCACATTACATTTAGATAGATGTTTCAACTGATCACATTACATTTAGATACATGTTTCAACTGATCACATTACATTTAGATAGATGTTTCAACTGATCATGAACATTCATACATCTAATATTTGAAATAAATTCACTTTGTATTAAAACCAATATCTCCCACAAACTTCAAACTGCTATCTTGGGAAGATCTCATGTATGtcatgtttttctctgtttatttCTGAATGAGTAGGTTTTGTTCACAGAGAAGATGCAATGACACCAATAGAAATGTGTAAAATATTGAATGTAATAAAACTACTGTAGAATGCCCTGGTCTGTTCTGCCTTAACATTTCTGAATAGGTAGCCTACATATACTGTAGGCTGGGATTAAATACAACACCTGACAGATGGAGTTTTTCCAGACCATGTGGCCTGACCAAGAGAAGGGTTGATCTCCCCTGCACATTGCATggatcaaccaatggttgcgtgtcACGTCATGATTGTGCCGTCGGCCACCAGATTGCTATAATGTAATGATGTAAAATACATATCCAGGCGTTGGAAGATCTGGCGTGCATCAGCAATGCCTGCACAGAGGAACGCGCCCGAAGTCTGGTCCCTAATGACCATGTGACTTGACCAAGAGAAACTCCTGGCCTTACTGCACCAATATGCTTCAACAGGGACTTTTTTTAATACTCCACCCACTCAAAAGTAGtcatcaacaaacacacacacacacgcacgcacgcacgcacgcacgcacacacacgtcaaCCCTGCTatgctgtccatctctctgggCTTTGACTGCCATCTGGTGGTAAGGAGAGGAAGTGCAGCCATGGGAGAGGTTAAGAGGatgacagaacactacagtacagagaTGACATCATGCTGTAGCTGTTTTCATTCTCCTCTGGGAATGTTGCATCAGCCCTGAATAGCAGGCTCCTGTGTTACCCTTTTCCCTGGATAGCAATGCCATGTCAACTACACTTTAATCTTGATTCTGTTAACCCaataacattacacacacaacATCACTCATCATTAATTCGCAGTTGTCTTATATCCATATCTTAAAGTGTAAAGGATAACATTTTGCTCAGATCTTTATGCTAACGTTTCTAAGGAATAGATTCAATCCGGACCGCAGAAGATCTGCGTAACAGCGCAATTGAAaagtaaaggtaatttccgattgagccgacatatgcagcttttatgtgaatgcagtctccgcggaAGCCTTTACATTTTAATCGCACGGTGGGGCGGATCTTCCATGATCCAATTGAATCCAAGCCTAAATCATCAGCTTTAAGTACCTGCTCTCTAGGTTCTCCCAGAATATACAGAATATTATTACACTGGTAGGTATTTATTCTTAGCTTCCCCATTTCCCCACTTGGGGGCATCATACACTGCAGCAGTGGAACATCACAGCTTCTGAAGTAGTCTGTATTGGGGAGAATCTAAAGTGCATTTCCTTGactcctcactactctctcttcgcctccttctcaaaacccattggaggacaAGGTCAGAGGGGACTGACTTTCTCATCCAAAGGGTTTTGTGACgggggcgaggagagaggatgtgaagAAATGCTATTGAGATTCTCCCTTGGTGTCAGCCTTTTGTGACAAAACACAGTCGTACTCGTGCAGTAAACATTATCTCAATGATCATGTTttgagttttttttcttcttcagttGACTCAGCGTAGTAATGACACATAGTAAAACTGCTGTTAGAGACATACTATAGCCAACAGTTGCATTTGtattacatgttagtcatttagcagatgctcttgtcCAGAGTGGCTTGTAGTTGCCTCTCTTTTCCAGCTCCAACCACATGTTAAAGGCTCTTAGAACTATAACCAGATCCTAATTCAAACCATTAGGGACCTGGTTGCTGGGAGCTATTTTGCGGTACACTGCTTAACTAATGAGAGAGTTGTACAGTAGGGTGTGtcatggtgtgtgcgtgtgtgcgtgtctgtgtgtgtgtgtgtgtgtgtgtgtgtgtgtgtgtgtgtgtgtgtgtgtgtgtgtgtgcgtgtgtgcgtgcgtgcgtgtgtgtgtggtgtggtgtgtgtgtttctatgtgtgtgtctctgtgtgtgtgtgtgtgtgtgtgtgtgtgtgtgtgtgtgtgtgtgtgtgtgtgtgtgtgtgtgtgtgtgtgtgtgtgtgtgtgtgtctgtgtgtgtgtgtgtgtgtgtgtggtgtgtgttaacacctggcagagacacacagagactaagacacacacacacacttgtgatgCATTAGTGGTGAACACACCAGGTGAAAGGCCTTCTCTAGATGAgtgttggtctggtctggtgaaagACCTTCTCTAGATGTgttttggtctggtctggtgaaagACCTTCTCTAGATGTGTGTAGGTCTGGTCTGGTGAAATACCTTCTCTAGATGAGTGttggtctggtctgatgaaagaccTTCTCTAGATGAgtgttggtctggtctggtgaaagACCTTCTCTAGATGTgtgttggtctggtctggtgaaagACCTTCTCTAGATGAGTGTCGGTCTGGTCTGGTGAAATACCTTCTCTGGATGTgtgttggtctggtctggtgaaagACCTTCTCTAGATGTgtgttggtctggtctggtgaaatACCTTCTCTAGATGTgttttggtctggtctggtgaaagACCTTCTCTAGATGTgtgttggtctggtctggtgaaatACCTTCTCTAGATGTgtgttggtctggtctggtgaaagACCTTCTCTAGATGTgtgttggtctggtctggtgaaatACCTTCTCTAGATGTgtgttggtctggtctggtgaaagACCTTCTCTAGATGTgttttggtctggtctggtgaaagACCTTCTCTAGATGTgtgttggtctggtctggtgaaatACCTTCTCTAGATGTgtgttggtctggtctggtgaaagACCTTCTCTAGATGTgtgttggtctggtctggtgaaagACCTTCTCTAGATGTgtgttggtctggtctggtgaaagACCTTCTCTAGATGTgtgttggtctggtctggtgaaagACCTTCTCTAGATGTgtgttggtctggtctggtgaaagACCTTCTCTAGATGTgtgttggtctggtctggtgaaagACCTTCTCTAGATGTgtgttggtctggtctggtgaaatACATTCTCTAGATGTgtgttggtctggtctggtgaaagACCTTCTCTAGATGTgtgttggtctggtctggtgaaatACCTTCTGGTCTGACTAGGACGTAAATGGAATGTATCAGACTCAGATATTCTGGTGATTAAAAGATGATGATTTCACTTTGCTTCTCTggatggagttgtttcatgatcaAATATGTTTCTTGTAGTCATAGCTACTGGTTGGAGTGGATAGTTAAAGTGCACTCCCTCTCACATGGATGATATAGGGACCCAGACACACGTAGCATTGTAGGTGTCTGTAAGCATATTATGCATTGCAGGTGTGTGTAGGCTTTTGAGAAAACAATGCACAGCTCTAAGACTCAGTTAGACGGACAGACTGGGTGAAAGTTTACCGTACTAAGTTCGGAAGTGGGTAAGATCAGAAAGGctgcaagacacacacacaccacatgccttgaacatacacacacacacacacacacacacacacacacacacacacacacacacacacacacacacacacacacacacacacacacacacacacacacacacacacacacacacacctcactaacACACTGCCTGGGTGACTGACTGTGGCGGTAGTGTTGAACATCCAGGGCATTGCTCAACGTCAGACCCAGACAGGAGCTCCCTCAGTCAgccaacacagacagagacaagcCCTGGCAGGCCTTGTCTCTGGAGGTATCACCAGGGGCATCAGGACAGACAGATGATTTTACTACAGGTTATATTATGGTCTATTACTGTAATTGTCCAATACTTTTAGCAGATTGGAGAATCCCACCCCTGTGTGGGTGGAATGGGCTGGCCCATTTGATAAAACCATAGTGGAAAAAAACAATGATAAGGATTATTTGGAGTAAAATGTGAGCAATATGCTGGACAGTATTTTCCAGTGTGTGTGATTGTTGTAATGTAGATGAgaggatacagacagacagaagacagacagggaTGGGTGGTCATGTTCTGTAATGTAGATgagaggacacagacagacagacagaagacagacagggaTGGGTGGTCATGTAGACCAGTCTAGAGATGTGACCTCCTACACACTAGGGATGACTACCAAGACCTAGATTTTTCTATCACAGGTAGTAAACCAGTGGATTAGGTAACACTGATCCATACCAGAGGTTGTTACGTAGTAGTACATCAATGAGACATTACTTTAGCAGAAAGCGAATGTCTGCTATGTTTTCACGTCTTCTTTTTCATTGCAATCTGATCTTGTCTTGCTGCTGTGGTCTACCTGCCTCTGGATACAGGATCTAACTGGAGATCTAACTGGAGATCTAACTAGAGATCTAACTAGAGATCTAACTAGAGATCTAACTAGAGATCTAACTTAAGATCTAACTGAAGATCTAACTGGAGATCTAACTGGAGATCTAACTGAAGATCTAACTGAAGATCTAACTAGAGATCTAACTGGAGATCTAACTAGAGATCTAACTAGAGATCTAACTGAAGATCTAACTGAAGATCTAACTGAAGGTCTAACTAGAGATCTAACTGGAGATCTAACTGAAGATCTAACTGAAGATCTAACTGGAGATCTAACTGGAGATCTAACTGAAGATCTAACTGGAGATCTAACTGGAGATCTAACTGGAGATCTAACTGAAGATCTAACTGAAGATCTAACTGAAGATCTAACTAGAGATCTAACTGAAGATCTAACTGAAGATCTAACTGGAGATCTAACTGAAGATCTAACTGAAGATCTAACTGGAGATCTAACTAGAGATCTAACTAGAGATCTAACTGAATATCTAACTGAAAATCTAACTGAAGATCTAACTAGAGATCTAACTGAAGATCTAACTGAAGATCTAACTTGAGATCTAACTGGATATCTAACTAGAGATCTAACTGAAGATCTAACTAGAGATCTAACTGAATATCTAACTGAAGATCTAACTGAAGATCTAACTAGAGATCTAACTAGAGATCTAACTAGAGATCTAACTGGAAACCTAACTAGAGATCTAACTGGAGCAATCCAGATCCGGTTCCTCAGTCTAAACTACATGACAGTAGAGAGTAGCAGTTAGAGAGGAATCTACCTTACCTGTCTGACACTTTACCTGTTCTCCCCTGACATGCCCATATTTGCTTTGTTTCCTGGGGAAGGGGCGGGACCACATGGACATGTTGGGATATGTCGGTACTGTATCAGTGGACCTGGGTGACAGAAGctgagtgtgggagtgtgtggatgaaggaggatggaggagggagggagggattgagaaACACTGGACTGTTGCCTTCCCGTCTATCATTTCATCACCTAGCAACCGACACGAATAACAACAAACCAACCTATCAGAATCCTCTACTGAGGATTGAGGGGGAGTGACACTAACATATACTTTTTCTGTTGTTTTCAGCTGACATTGACTGGGAAATAGACAAGTTCTTGAAGAATTTAAAGTCATTAGTGAGTTATTTGTAAGTAAAGGCCTATGTAAATGATTGATTGTAAAAATAACTGTGCCCTTCAGGTGCTACCTGGTGGGGTAGGCAAGTCACACCTGTCCGCCTCTACCTGACTGCCTCTACCTGCCTGCCTCTACCTGTCTGCCTCTACCTGCCCGCCTCTACCTGCCCGCCTCTACCTGCCTGCCTCTACCTGCCTACATCTACCTGCCTGCCTCTACCTGCCTGCCTCTACCTGCCTGCCTCTACCTGCCTGCCTCTACCTGACTGCCTCTACCTGTCTGCCTCTACCTGTCCGCCTCTACCTGACTGCCTCTACCTGTCTGCCTCTACCTGTCCGCCTCTACCTGCCCGCCTCTACCTGCCCGCCTCTACATGCCTGCCTCTACCTGACTGCCTCTACCTGTCTGCCTCTACCTGTCCGCCTCTACCTGACCGCCTCTACCTGTCCGCCTCTACCTGTCCGCCTCTACCTGACTGCCTCTACCTGACTGCCTCTACCTGACTGCCTCTAGATGACTACCTCTACCTGACTACCTCTACCTGACTACCTCTACCTGACTATCTGATTTCATATCAGCTCACAGTGTTGCCTCACTTTACCCCCTCACGTCCTCTCCTCTATAAAACATTTCTAGATGTTATCATACTACAAATGACTCAACAGAATAGCCAACCACATTTGGTTGTAGTGACTTTGTCTGGGCCTCTCTTTTGCTCAATCACAAAGGAAAATCCCTAGCTAAAGGCAACATGTTTATCACATACCTGAGTGTCTACATAACCTATCTGATGCCTCAGCAGTTAACTGGTAATGGATTTACCAGTTGATATTGTAATTTACGATGGTATGGAAAGTATTGGTCTAGATTAGTGTAGTCTCGCTCAGGTCCATGGTATACCCAGGAAATGAAGTCACACAAGGGGGAGGGGAATTGTGATGtacatgttccagtctgttccTGTCTTCTAGAtcacccacatgcacacacacacacacacacacacacacacacacacacacacacacacacacacacacacacacacacacacacacacacacacacacacacacacacacacacacacagagacacacagagacacacacacacacaggggcacataaacgcacacacacacacacacacacacacacacacacacacacacacacacacacacacacacacacacacacacacacacacacacacacacacacacacacacacacacacacacacacacacacacacacacacacatacacacacacacatacattcctgGGTGAGGTAGCTCCAGTGTGATGTAATAGCCTGAGCACTTTGTCCCATCTACCAATCTTGATTTGATTTCTTACTTGGGCCTATGTTTCATAACAGACCTGGTGGAGGTGGCAGATCAATGGGGAATGGGAGGAatatctgagagagagaaagagagagagagagagagagagagagagagacagagagagacataggaaAATATTTCACACACACTCGCACCCCCCAGTCAGTGTGGGTTTGTAGTCAAGCTCACCAGCCTGCAGTAACAGTTCTGTATTGGTCATTAGATTCTTACTGCATTAGATAAAGAACTGAGTCATGGAAGGGACGCCCTGGACATAGACAGTAGACATTATGAATacagacatgaacacacacagcCCAAATTGTCACAGACAGTAGACATAATGAACTCTAGCCAGGGGTCACAATCCCTATCCTATTATTTTCTTATTACTCACTGCCACTCTTTGACTGAGAATCTGACCAaaaaccattctctctctctctctctctctctctctctctctctctctctctctctctctctctttctctttctctctctttctctttctctctctttctctctctctcctcccctccccaccccacccccccggTGTATGTGTCACCTATCTCTCCATCATCTAGTGGAACGTGTGGAATCTAAAAGCTTCTCTCTACAATCTATGGAATGCCAACAGGACAAGCCCTCTGCAGGGCACTACCACAGGTCAACACTGGGG
This genomic window contains:
- the LOC106612124 gene encoding serine/arginine repetitive matrix protein 2-like translates to MPAARSYSESLLTTRLQQIQQLQQQQHGILHRVAHSSQPETARGGGPGPIKKLQQEPKHKPAIPQLGSSFPGRISADGPSSSMGSELDEEDNEVKWFSDVAFRSLSSGSPQVDYLDMYNSSHCSSTGASQPSTQDSPAGANAAWLAYADLRGSAPRLDNEDFPVPRQQLQPSSGAYYPPLDGLDPSKKYEMGSFECVDVAVEREEPKARRGVPKRQIQLKRRNTAELKLGENRDGSPIMVPSPVMVPVAPVVTKDSPSLQRHNRETLQRQHSTPAALQEAYRPGPSPKPATEQTERKGKHQKSLSLDETCTKTKMATCLIKSILSKKMQNVGKQTDQEGGGDLSPSENKTPPPPESEVSTIKESPKPETQNLSSSINSEDSLSSEDLAVRRETSPNTDVNRQQRSFGVKPSIRPTNRTININSTSPLRSNKRPEPTCTTPEMSPGARFAPVTSPQGNNRIESHCNRTPNHVSPWMRSEPPTTSCPQRNNDRIESPVRNPNSWRTDPVKPEVRSELVFPFESTKHTEKNARMGVKQTHDSKCRHERDDSKRRDEKDDKQGGDSADAAARNTGVLAATRANSMQAGMTNIKKLDYHSDSEDHKHPSIKSTYTSKTPEITLKPSPVTEKKKTSSLNVSLSPELETKLEVKHETASPGRTCQRETREEDRRVETSHRETREEDRRVETSHRESREEDRRIGTSHRETREEDRRVETSHRETREEDRRVETSNRESREEDRRIGTSHREKREEDRRVETSNRETIEEEKGVKTLNKMNEQTENVDTNRKGKAKAPLHKVRDVRRLVKNTYNLSFKAMPAPEKEERREESVEERREERREEQGEERGEDRKEERREERSEERYEDRKEEKPMPRPQPMQIEYKAVSWRENKNKTRTFNQTDREMSRGKPKVDSLQQVSTDTTKVPKDPSDVTAKSCTTEEVAVTETELNQHNDTVKTETGNTKVKPSETESPRVTRRHRSVSESSDKPEVVRRDTKPPMLGSSPKLPIKDKEVSSASLVLQDGSNKPKSFSALAPASPAATSPAPSCPTPASPALVPVPASPAPASSPAPAPKLVSSPGRKASPAPASPPAPTSSPASVLGTPHSSVPTKTPTPTPTHSVSILVKEKGYQADIGSVVSEAVSEEITRSGGEGGGGGVPRKHINRIEIPLQTRGPSDGGTSDSHRQRTYSSSSTSSVQAASSASSSSTVQAASSVSSSSTVQAASSVSSSSTVQGASSFSSSSVNVSTSASSFSSSSVNASVSSSPTHSVPSSPRLRRVSTQTDDRVRTTFNQERVSVRATVRDIEQRTASSPPPPQKKTQEDTAEKETVKKSTYSPKLPGSLPGSPALMRRYRPQVIEVRSLSKEIHKQDKQEKTIMSSTRPQTIEVHSIANGPPVAPKPKFRQTDANSLSSETQQKPAEATLSFNQHTEEERAVPNEKPSTSATTIQRHLSNDSTPAPNYNKKLSVSAVSSYRPPPTKTTIIASFSHKPASTTVDTETSNERPKQPGASTQGQGQAPSYTQRPTTLTVSAPAPTHAPAAPVPAQVPTHAPAKHSNQSAVVDITSHPHNLKTTTVCPQEQTMPVTFNNTNQPATVSTNTQAPIYTHHIHTQQPVHRSLSSDHPQRVDDLHFYASDDPPSYDERERFSPLHLPDLPQRKLNRYHPSSSFSSASSRPPPCSCTSGCPSHGLTPPHHHHSPHTPPFPSHSPGQVLPYSVGGQPPLRPHQCRADPQPLSSISYQPSSPKSSTLPSPTQPPPGMYQSLHQPQPSMLQPCPADRPLQHPQHMDPRRAPPLHRSPHGQPPVSGGPYSDHSHSPNLPPMDPQYLCSPQSLGPSYGSEYGSLSGSDYPDSTGGLGYGQTPRRVLMDPDTGKYFYIEVPVQPLRKMLFDPETGQYVEVLIPQSTMSHSGLYPTSAAPYSPASAAPFSSIHNPNMYAPAPQYLPYGPPAPHPQPQPPRHPEAPAPGTMHQNGAQVGYGSPGSQGSKPEPQNHAPLDQSYLESMYYVPTGMNTSPPDCYHKQPSSLPNTGGKRA